A genomic region of Eucalyptus grandis isolate ANBG69807.140 chromosome 5, ASM1654582v1, whole genome shotgun sequence contains the following coding sequences:
- the LOC104443440 gene encoding LOW QUALITY PROTEIN: rop guanine nucleotide exchange factor 3 (The sequence of the model RefSeq protein was modified relative to this genomic sequence to represent the inferred CDS: inserted 1 base in 1 codon; deleted 1 base in 1 codon), producing the protein MEHLSKSDDTSVDQNDQPSTGTPAYSTMSTDSATAYFRTNSNASVFSETVDDSSYSSEASPMHWPAEKSDRLNNPVLSKLRMKQHKHDMNKNYDDFEGVDPELEMMKERFAKLLLGEDMSGGGKGVCTAVTISNAITNLYATVFGQKLRLEPLNQEKAAMWNREMNCLLSVCDYMVEVTASTQELQDGTSVQVMTSRPRSDIYVNLPALQKLDAMLLEILDSFQETEFWYTEKGSMSSNSISSGCSGXVAQLNQEKWWLPVPCVPPDGLSEESRMNLRHKRDCANQIHKAAMAINSNILAEMEIPESYLASLPKNGRESLGDTIYRYISTPEKFSPDYLLDHLSITSEHEALDLANRVEASMYTWRRKLCISHSKSSWNMVKDFMADIERSDKNQTLAERAESLLFCLKQRYPGLSQTSLDTWKIQYNQDVGQAILESYSRVLEGLAFNIVTRIEDVLGADGA; encoded by the exons ATGGAGCATCTGTCAAAGTCTGACGATACCTCGGTGGATCAGAATGATCAACCATCCACGGGAACTCCGGCATACTCGACTATGAGTACTGATTCAGCCACAGCATATTTTCGTACTAACTCCAACGCTTCAGTATTTTCGGAGACGGTAGATGATAGTAGCTACTCTAGTGAAGCTTCTCCTATGCACTGGCCGGCTGAGAAATCCGATCGCCTAAACAATCCCGTCCTCAGCAAGCTACGTATGAAGCAACACAAGCATGACATGAACAAAAACTATGACGACTTCGAGGGTGTAGATCCAG aactTGAGATGATGAAGGAGCGGTTTGCAAAGCTTTTGCTTGGCGAAGACATGTCGGGGGGAGGGAAAGGCGTATGCACTGCTGTTACAATCTCCAATGCCATCACAAACCTTTAcg CTACTGTATTTGGGCAGAAATTGAGATTAGAGCCTCTGAATCAAGAGAAGGCGGCAATGTGgaatagagaaatgaattgtcTACTTTCGGTTTGTGATTATATGGTAGAAGTCACCGCTTCCACACAGGAACTACAAGATGGGACATCAGTTCAG GTGATGACAAGCAGACCAAGATCAGACATTTATGTCAATCTCCCTGCATTGCAGAAGCTCGATGCGATGCTTTTG GAAATATTGGATAGCTTCCAGGAGACGGAATTCTGGTACACAGAAAAGGGAAGCATGTCATCAAATTCAATCAGTTCGGGTTGTTCGG GAGTTGCTCAGCTGAACCAGGAGAAATGGTGGTTGCCAGTTCCGTGCGTGCCTCCTGATGGCCTCTCTGAAGAATCGAGAATGAACCTGAGGCACAAGCGTGACTGTGCCAATCAGATTCATAAAGCAGCCATGGCAATCAATAGCAATATTCTCGCCGAGATGGAAATCCCAGAAAGTTACCTGGCTAGTCTTCCGAAA AATGGCAGAGAAAGCCTTGGAGACACAATTTACCGTTACATCAGCACGCCAGAGAAATTCTCC CCTGATTACCTCCTTGACCACCTAAGCATAACATCTGAACACGAAGCACTTGATCTTGCAAACAGAGTAGAGGCTTCCATGTACACGTGGAGGCGTAAATTGTGCATAagccattcaaaatcatcatggAACATGGTAAAGGACTTCATGGCTGACATTGAGCGAAGCGACAAGAATCAAACCTTAGCAGAGAGAGCTGAGAGCTTACTCTTTTGCCTGAAGCAAAGGTACCCTGGGCTTTCACAGACAAGCTTGGACACATGGAAGATTCAATATAACCAG GATGTGGGGCAAGCAATTTTAGAGAGCTACTCTAGAGTGCTTGAAGGTTTAGCATTCAACATTGTCACTCGGATTGAGGATGTACTCGGTGCAGATGGTGCTTGA